One region of Triticum aestivum cultivar Chinese Spring chromosome 6B, IWGSC CS RefSeq v2.1, whole genome shotgun sequence genomic DNA includes:
- the LOC123139154 gene encoding uncharacterized protein: MRLRGREAAVMARGGDAARRSCRWAGATAAAIAGAGRRHCNSGRGGTASAGAGRGRRARGGLDPRVWIQALSRGTRRARGQAGLWAYRRGEREAASLQGARRSLPAGAPPSARPQPPPVLVRRGGREKFEEEGAIYSYAAYDITNSSAAQSYAADDDIAPYPQQQQPQYLNFGGSSYQYDGAASAMGMGMDMDQFSALMEATSISPAAPSWAEQHEAKKANAESPQLIGVRRGPWGKYAAEIRDSTRSGERVWLGTFDTPEAAALAYDQAAYTSRGTAAVLNFPVERVRESLRVLKLGEAADAGKDDSPVLALKRRHCIRKRTPKGKGQGDMKKKQPAAAAASSVLELEDLGADYLEELLALSEQWSNE, translated from the exons atgcGCCTCAGGGGAAGGGAGGCGGCGGtgatggcgcggggcggcgacgctgCAAGGAGATCTTGCCGGTGGGCGGGGGCGACGGCCGCTGCAATAGCGGGCGCGGGACGGCGGCACTGCAATAGCGGGCGCGGTGGCACTGCAAGCGCGGGTGCGGGGCGAGGCCGGCGGGCGCGAGGCGGGCTTGATCCTCGCGTCTGGATCCAGGCGCTCAGTCGCGGGACGAGGCGGGCACGGGGCCAGGCGGGGCTTTGGGCTTACCGGCGAGGCGAGCGCGAGGCAGCCTCACTGCAAGGCGCGAGGCGGAGCTTGCCGGCGGGCGCCCCTCCTTCAGCTCGGCCTCAGCCGCCGCCGGTGCTGGTCAGAAGGGGAGGGAGGGAGAAATTTGAGGAAGAAGGAG CAATTTACTCCTATGCCGCCTACGACATCACCAACTCCTCTGCGGCCCAGTCCTACGCAGCCGACGACGACATTGCTCCTTacccgcagcagcagcagccacaGTACCTCAATTTCGGCGGCAGCAGCTATCAGTACGATGGTGCCGCGAGTGCTATGGGCATGGGCATGGACATGGACCAGTTCAGCGCGCTCATGGAGGCCACGTCGATCTCACCTGCTGCACCATCCTGGGCGGAGCAGCACGAGGCAAAGAAGGCCAACGCCGAGTCTCCGCAGCTGATCGGCGTGCGGAGGGGGCCGTGGGGCAAGTACGCCGCGGAGATCCGGGACTCCACGCGCAGCGGCGAGCGCGTGTGGCTGGGCACCTTCGACACCCCGGAGGCCGCTGCGCTGGCCTACGACCAGGCGGCCTACACGTCGCGCGGAACTGCGGCCGTGCTCAATTTCCCGGTGGAGCGAGTCCGGGAGTCGCTGCGCGTGCTGAAGCTCGGCGAAGCCGCGGACGCGGGGAAGGACGACTCGCCTGTGCTGGCGCTCAAGAGGCGCCACTGCATCCGGAAGCGCACTCCCAAGGGCAAGGGCCAGGGTGACATGAAGAAGAAgcaacctgctgctgctgctgcgtcgAGCGTGCTGGAGCTGGAGGACCTAGGAGCAGACTACTTGGAAGAGCTGCTCGCGTTGTCCGAGCAGTGGTCGAATGAATGA